In Salvelinus namaycush isolate Seneca chromosome 20, SaNama_1.0, whole genome shotgun sequence, the following proteins share a genomic window:
- the LOC120065061 gene encoding transcription factor E3-like isoform X2 yields MSSRVLLRQQLMREQAQEQERREAQQQDSVAQLRATDSTPAIYVTLPPMAARPPPAQVPVEVLKVQTHLENPTKYHIQQSQRQQVKEYLSTTLGNKVAPQILGVSPLPLSSSAPEMAPTALSAPNSPMALLNLGSNKEELPGNLLDIYHSPGMAAPTLTVSNSCPADLTNIKREYSDTKVLVKERQKKDNHNLIERRRRFNINDRITELGAIIPKSSDPETRWNKGTILKASVDYIRKLQKEQQRAKEVEMRQKKLEHANHSLMLRIQELEMQAQLHGLMSPGLSSDPSLLQQQHLQQGDHKLGPSSGEACSQTFLSLGVAAMAQPVLTSSPPSSDSPVVVTISSPLDLGSVSFTELDDPSNAGLYLDVGLGDIIMDEGYTLSPERVDPLFFVSPGASKTSSRRSSFSMEEDL; encoded by the exons ATGTCGTCGCGTGTGCTGCTTCGGCAGCAGCTGATGCGGGAACAAGCCCAGGAACAAGAGAGACGGGAGGCCCAGCAGCAGGACTCTGTGGCTCAGCTCAGGGCAACTGACTCCACCCCTGCCATCTATGTCACTCTGCCCCCAATGGCTGCTCGCCCTCCACCCGCACAGGTGCCCGTGGAGGTGTTGAAG GTGCAGACCCATCTGGAGAACCCCACCAAGTATCACATCCAGCAGTCTCAGAGGCAGCAGGTGAAGGAGTATCTCTCCACCACCCTCGGCAATAAGGTGGCACCTCAAATCCTAGGTGTATCTCCCTTGCCACTGTCTAGCTCTGCCCCTGAGATGGCTCCCACAGCCCTCAGTGCTCCAAACAGCCCAATGGCTTTACTCAACCTGGGATCCAACAAAGAGGAG CTCCCTGGGAACCTCCTGGATATATACCATAGTCCTGGAATGGCAGCACCTACCCTCACTGTCAGCAACTCCTGCCCTGCGGATCTGACCAATATTAAAAGGGAATACTCTG ATACCAAAGTGCtggtgaaagagagacagaagaaggACAACCATAACCTCA TTGAGAGGAGGCGGAGGTTTAACATCAATGACCGCATAACGGAGCTGGGGGCCATAATACCCAAGTCAAGTGACCC GGAGACGCGCTGGAATAAGGGCACCATTCTGAAGGCCTCGGTGGACTACATCAGGAAGCTGCAGAAGGAGCAGCAGAGAGCCAAGGAGGTAGAGATGCGTCAGAAGAAGCTGGAACATGCTAACCACAGCTTGATGCTGCGCATCCAG GAGTTGGAGATGCAGGCTCAGCTCCATGGCCTGATGTCCCCTGGCCTGAGTTCagacccctccctccttcagcagcagcaCCTTCAGCAGGGAGACCATAAACTGGGGCCCAGCTCTGGAGAGGCCTGCTCCCAAACCTTTCTCAGCCTGGGGGTGGCAGCCATGGCGCAGCCTGTCCTTACCTCCTCCCCACCTTCCTCTGACTCCCCTGTTGTTGTGACCATAAGCAGCCCCCTGGACCTGGGCAGTGTCAGCTTCACCGAGCTGGATGACCCCTCCAATGCTGGGCTGTACCTAGACGTGGGGTTAGGGGACATCATCATGGACGAGGGGTACACACTGTCCCCAGAGAGGGTGGACCCACTGTTTTTCGTGTCACCAGGTGCCTCAAAGACCAGCAGTCGTAGGAGCAGCTTCAGTATGGAGGAGGACTTGTAG
- the LOC120065061 gene encoding transcription factor E3-like isoform X1, whose translation MSSRVLLRQQLMREQAQEQERREAQQQDSVAQLRATDSTPAIYVTLPPMAARPPPAQVPVEVLKVQTHLENPTKYHIQQSQRQQVKEYLSTTLGNKVAPQILGVSPLPLSSSAPEMAPTALSAPNSPMALLNLGSNKEEIDGVIDDIISLESSFNDDFMTLIDLGLQLPSTLPGNLLDIYHSPGMAAPTLTVSNSCPADLTNIKREYSDTKVLVKERQKKDNHNLIERRRRFNINDRITELGAIIPKSSDPETRWNKGTILKASVDYIRKLQKEQQRAKEVEMRQKKLEHANHSLMLRIQELEMQAQLHGLMSPGLSSDPSLLQQQHLQQGDHKLGPSSGEACSQTFLSLGVAAMAQPVLTSSPPSSDSPVVVTISSPLDLGSVSFTELDDPSNAGLYLDVGLGDIIMDEGYTLSPERVDPLFFVSPGASKTSSRRSSFSMEEDL comes from the exons ATGTCGTCGCGTGTGCTGCTTCGGCAGCAGCTGATGCGGGAACAAGCCCAGGAACAAGAGAGACGGGAGGCCCAGCAGCAGGACTCTGTGGCTCAGCTCAGGGCAACTGACTCCACCCCTGCCATCTATGTCACTCTGCCCCCAATGGCTGCTCGCCCTCCACCCGCACAGGTGCCCGTGGAGGTGTTGAAG GTGCAGACCCATCTGGAGAACCCCACCAAGTATCACATCCAGCAGTCTCAGAGGCAGCAGGTGAAGGAGTATCTCTCCACCACCCTCGGCAATAAGGTGGCACCTCAAATCCTAGGTGTATCTCCCTTGCCACTGTCTAGCTCTGCCCCTGAGATGGCTCCCACAGCCCTCAGTGCTCCAAACAGCCCAATGGCTTTACTCAACCTGGGATCCAACAAAGAGGAG ATAGATGGCGTAATTGACGACATCATCAGCCTTGAATCGAGTTTCAATGATGACTTCATGACGTTAATTGACTTGGGTCTACAGCTGCCTAGTACA CTCCCTGGGAACCTCCTGGATATATACCATAGTCCTGGAATGGCAGCACCTACCCTCACTGTCAGCAACTCCTGCCCTGCGGATCTGACCAATATTAAAAGGGAATACTCTG ATACCAAAGTGCtggtgaaagagagacagaagaaggACAACCATAACCTCA TTGAGAGGAGGCGGAGGTTTAACATCAATGACCGCATAACGGAGCTGGGGGCCATAATACCCAAGTCAAGTGACCC GGAGACGCGCTGGAATAAGGGCACCATTCTGAAGGCCTCGGTGGACTACATCAGGAAGCTGCAGAAGGAGCAGCAGAGAGCCAAGGAGGTAGAGATGCGTCAGAAGAAGCTGGAACATGCTAACCACAGCTTGATGCTGCGCATCCAG GAGTTGGAGATGCAGGCTCAGCTCCATGGCCTGATGTCCCCTGGCCTGAGTTCagacccctccctccttcagcagcagcaCCTTCAGCAGGGAGACCATAAACTGGGGCCCAGCTCTGGAGAGGCCTGCTCCCAAACCTTTCTCAGCCTGGGGGTGGCAGCCATGGCGCAGCCTGTCCTTACCTCCTCCCCACCTTCCTCTGACTCCCCTGTTGTTGTGACCATAAGCAGCCCCCTGGACCTGGGCAGTGTCAGCTTCACCGAGCTGGATGACCCCTCCAATGCTGGGCTGTACCTAGACGTGGGGTTAGGGGACATCATCATGGACGAGGGGTACACACTGTCCCCAGAGAGGGTGGACCCACTGTTTTTCGTGTCACCAGGTGCCTCAAAGACCAGCAGTCGTAGGAGCAGCTTCAGTATGGAGGAGGACTTGTAG